A window of Nocardia arthritidis genomic DNA:
TGTACGGCCGCAGCACGTTGGCCAGACCGGGCGCGGTCGGCAGCCCCCGCTCGGACTCCAACCAGTGCAGTATCCGCAGCCGCCGTGGGTGCCGGGTTTCCAGATCGGCGAGCTGCCGCGCGAAGATCACGGACGGCCGGTCCCGGTTCGCGTAGAGCAGTACGATCCGGCCCCGCCCGACGGCCAGCATCGATTTGACGATCGAGAAGACGGGTGTGATGCCGCTGCCGCCCGCGCACAGCAGCACGTCGGCGGCGAGATCGCGCGGGCCGAAGACGCCGCCCGGTTCGAGCATCGTCATGGTGTCGCCCGCGGATACGGTGTCGCACAACAGGTTCGACGCGTAGCCGCCCGCCGTCCGCTTGACCGTCACCGCGGGCCGCGGATCCAGGTGCGGGCTGCTGCACAGCGAATAGCAGCGCGCCACCGACCCGGTCCGCGCGCTCGGCACCCGCAGCGTGAGGAATTGTCCTGGGCGGTAAGCGAAATGCTCGGCGAGGCCGCTGGGGACCGCGAAGACGAACGTCTTCGCCTCGGCTGTCTCCGCGATCACCTCGGCGATCCGCACCGCGTGTGCGCGCGGGTTCATGGCTCGATCGGAACCCGCGAATCATCCGGTGCGGCAATGCGATCTCCGACTTGCCGATCGAGCAGCCGCAGCCCGGCCTCGGCCAGCCAGGCGAACCGCTCGACCGAGAAGGGCTGGGCGATGCGCCGGTTCACGCCCGGCGCGATCCGCCCGAGGAAGTATCCGAGCCAGGCCTCGGCGCGCACCGGAACCACCGCGAGATCGAACCGCACCGCCCGCTCGACCGCCCGCGCCACCAGCTCGGCGCTGAGCGGCGCGAACGGCAGCCGCTCCGCGAATTCCTGTGCCATGCGCGCGAATTCCTTTCCGCGCCGGACCAATTCGGGATCGACGCCGACCGTGATCGCGTGCTCGCCGATATTGGTGTTGATCACGCCGGGGCAGATGGCGCTGACGCCGATACCCTTGGGCCCGAGTTCGAGCCGCAGGCATTCGGTGAGCATTTTCACCCCGGCCTTGGATACCGCGTACGCGGACCCGAGCGGTATCGGCGTGAAGGCGGCGGCGGAGGCGATATTGACGATCTGCCCCCGCTTGCCGTAATCGACCATCTGCCTGCCGAATACGCGACAGCCGTGCACAACGCCGAGCAGATTCACGCCGAGCTGTTTGTCCCAGTCGGCGGGAGAGAGATCGAGAAACGCGCCGCCGACCAGCATCCCGGCATTGTTCACCAGCACATCCGGCACGCCGAATTCGGTGCGGACGCGCTGCGCGAACGTCTCCCACGCATCCGGATCGGTCACATCCAACCATTCGGCCGTCGCGCCATCGCCGGCGATCGCCACCGTCTCCTTGGCCGCGGCCAGGTCGATATCCGCGACGATAACGTGGGATCCGTTGCGCGCGAAGCGGGTAGCGATTGCTCGCCCGATCCCGCTGCCCGCGCCGGTGACGACGACGAGGTCCGGTCGTATGCCGTTGAATTTCATCGGTGCCTCACCGCACTCGATCGGTGAGGGTGCCTTCGGCGCCGAAAAGCTCATCCTGCCAACGCCGCAGCAGCGCGACGGTATCGACATCGTCGGGATGGAATCCGGGGCGCAGATACACCCGAATCTCGCGCATCAGCCCGCGCACGATCGGTCCGCGATACAGGTGATAGGACTCGCGGGCGACCGTGATCGGTTGCCACGCGGCGGGATCCAGCAGTATCGATGCCGCGACCGCCACTGATACGCCGGGAATGGTGAAGAGGTAGAGGAATGTCATCACCAGGATGCGCAGCCATTCCGGATTGCCGGTCGCGCGGTACACGTCGAAGGCCACCGACTTGTGCTCCAACTCCTCCAACGCGTGCCAGTTCAACAGGTTTCGCACCTCGTCGTCGCCGGCCAGCGCCTGGATCTCCGGACTGGACAGCACCCGTTGCGCCAGCACGGCCGTGTAGTGCTCGGCCGCGGCCACCGCGGCGAGATGCGCGGCGGCGGGTGCGTACCGGTCGAGCCTGGGCAGGATCCATTCGTAGCGGGCGATGAGCCGGGGCAGCCGGTATCCGAGGGCGCAGAGCTGCTCGTTGAGGCGGCCGTGCTGCTGGCCGTGCACCGCCTCCTGCCCGATGAACGACGCCATCCGCTTCTTGAGCACCGGATCGGTGACCTGATCGGTGAAGCGGCGCACGGCTCTGATGAACGACTCCTCGCCGGGCGGGAACGCGGCCGAGAGCAGCGCGACGAAATGGCTCAGGACGATATCGTCGTCGGCGAAGTATTTCGTCATCGGTTCGGGTTCGCCGAACCGGAAACGCATCCGGCGCACGCGCGGATAGGCTGTTGCCACGCTTGTCATGTGAATCTCCGTTGATCCGAACTCATCTGAGGTGGCCGACGAGCATGCCTTCGGTGCCGAAGAGCTCGGTTTGCCAGCGCCGCAAGAGGTCTCGGGTGTCCACGTCGTCGGGGTGGAACCCCGGCCGCAGATACACCACGAGTTCGCGGCCCATACCGCGGAAGATGGGTCCGCGGAAGAGTTCATAGGATTCGCGCAGCAGTGCGAACGGATGCCTGCGCGCATAACCGTCCCTGGCCAGCGAGACCGTGAGGGCGAGCACGGTGAACGGCACGGTGAGCGCGACCATCGCCGCCATGGTCGCGATGCGCATGGTCTCGGTACCGCCGACGGACCGGTAGACGTCGAAGGCCACCGACTTGTGCTCGAGTTCCTCGAAAGCGTGCCAGTTCAACAGGTTTCGCACCTCTTCGTCCCCGGCGAGCGCCTGGATCTCGGGGCTTTCGAGCGTGCGCCGGGCCAGCACCGCGGTGTAGTGCTCGGCCGCGGCGGTGGCCGCCAGGTGCAGATGGGCGGGCAGACGCTGTTCCAGCCGCAGGGCGCGCCGCTCGGCCTCGGGCGTGTCCAGCCACGCGATGGGATAGCCCATATCGATGAGCTTGTCGTTGAGCAGCCGGTGCTGCCGACCGTGCGTGGCCTCCTGGCCGATGAATCCGGCGACCCGCTTCTTGAGCACCGGATCGGTGATGTGGTCCGCGAAGCGGCGCACGGATCTGATGAACGACTCCTCGCCGGGTGGGAATCCGGCGGACAGCCCGGCGATGAAATGGCTGAAGACCATATCCCCGCCCGCGTAGTACTTCGTCATCGGTTCGGGTTCGCCGAACCGGAAGGTGATGCGCCGCGCCTTCGGATATCCGTTTGTCGCGCGCACATGCTGTTCGGTCATGATGCACCTCATTGGGCTGGTACCGCAGGTATCGGGTACCTAGTAGTACGGTAGCGTCTCAGACGGATAATTCCTAGGCCTTCGCCGCCGATATCGGGCAGCGATTCGGATCGGCGACCGGTAATCGGCGGTGCTGTAGTTCGCCGTTCGGTTCTTTGTCCCAGACGCGCCATTGCGCCCACGGCGAACGCGATGGGCAAGCGGGCGCGCCCGGCGCATCCTGGTGAGGTACGGATGTAATCATGTAAGCAAGGGGGCCGCCGTGGACGACGATTCGGTCCTGTCGAAAAACGATGCGGAACAGGCCGATCGCGATGCGGCCGCACTGGATGCGTACTCGCGCACCGTGATCGCGGTGGCCGCATCGGTGACGCCGCACGTGGCCAGCGTGCGCACCCGGCGCGGCAGCGGCTCCGCCGTGGTCTTCACCGACGACGGATTCCTGCTCACCAATGCGCACGTGGTCGGCGCGGCTAGCGGCGGCGAGGTGACCTTCGCCGACGGCGTCGAATCGAGATTCGATGTGATCGGCGTCGATCCGCTGTCGGATCTGGCGGTGCTGCGGGCCCGTGGCGGCGGGCCGGGCGCGGTGCGGTTGGGGGATGCGGACCGGTTGGTGGTCGGGCAACTCGTTGTGGCCGTTGGCAGTCCGCTCGGGTTGGCCGGATCGGTGACGGCGGGTGTGGTGAGCGCGCTCGGGCGGGCGGTGCCGGTCGCCTCGAATCGCGCCGGGCGGGTGATCGAGGATGTCATCCAGACCGACGCCGCGCTGAATCCGGGGAATTCCGGTGGTGCGCTGGCGGATTCGGCCGGGCGGGTGGTCGGCATCAATACCGCTGTCGCGGGAATCGGCCTGGGCCTTGCCATTCCGATGAACGCCACCACGCAGCGCATCGTGAGCACCCTGCTGCGCGACGGCCGGGTCCGCCGCGCCTACCTCGGGCTGGTCGGGGTGCCCGCGCCGCTGCCGGACGCGCTGGCCGCGCGCACCGGTCAGGCGGCGGGGGTGCGGATCATGGAGGTGGTGCGCGGCGGCCCCGCCGATCGCGCCGGAATCCGCCGCGGCGACCTGGTACTCAGCGTGGCACGCGCGGAAGTCCGTGACGCGCAGGGCATTCAGCGACAGCTCTTCGCCGAGGCCATCGGCAGATCACTGCCGGTCACCGTGCTGCGCAACGGCGCGATGGTCGACGTGATCGCCGTGCCGACCGAACTCACCGTCGACTGAGTGATCGGATTCCGGTACGCGCCAGCGCATGTCGACCAGCAGCCCGACCAGGCCGACGGCGAGGCAGGTCACGGTGACGACGAGGGAGGTGGTGCTCACGTGGCCGGTGAGCCCGTCCCCGAGCAGGACCGTGCCGACGGTGCCGGGCAGGATGCCGACGACGGTGGCCACCAGATACGGCGTGAACCGGACCGCAGAAAGGGCGCTGCAGTAGTTCACCACCGAGAACGGCGCGAAGCTGATGAGCCGCAGCGAACCGACGGCGAGCCAACCCCGCATGGCCAGCCGCCGGTTGATGGCGTGCACCGCGGGATGGGTGAGCCGCCCGCGCACACGGTCCCGGTCCAGGGCGCGGATCAGCAGCAGCGTCAGCACCGCGCTGACCGTGGTCGCGCCGACCGCGATGAA
This region includes:
- a CDS encoding ferredoxin--NADP reductase, which gives rise to MNPRAHAVRIAEVIAETAEAKTFVFAVPSGLAEHFAYRPGQFLTLRVPSARTGSVARCYSLCSSPHLDPRPAVTVKRTAGGYASNLLCDTVSAGDTMTMLEPGGVFGPRDLAADVLLCAGGSGITPVFSIVKSMLAVGRGRIVLLYANRDRPSVIFARQLADLETRHPRRLRILHWLESERGLPTAPGLANVLRPYTALNWYACGPTGFLSVLDAAALRLRVRRVYREEFRSLDGNPFQEVVPATAALPTVPAGGFDAPVGAAATVDIEIDGATHTLDWPKHRRLLDVLLDSGIDAPYVCRESACGTCVCSVRRGRTRMVQHEALLDTEIAAGLTLACQTLPETQRVHIAFDQ
- a CDS encoding SDR family NAD(P)-dependent oxidoreductase; the encoded protein is MKFNGIRPDLVVVTGAGSGIGRAIATRFARNGSHVIVADIDLAAAKETVAIAGDGATAEWLDVTDPDAWETFAQRVRTEFGVPDVLVNNAGMLVGGAFLDLSPADWDKQLGVNLLGVVHGCRVFGRQMVDYGKRGQIVNIASAAAFTPIPLGSAYAVSKAGVKMLTECLRLELGPKGIGVSAICPGVINTNIGEHAITVGVDPELVRRGKEFARMAQEFAERLPFAPLSAELVARAVERAVRFDLAVVPVRAEAWLGYFLGRIAPGVNRRIAQPFSVERFAWLAEAGLRLLDRQVGDRIAAPDDSRVPIEP
- a CDS encoding metal-dependent hydrolase, yielding MTSVATAYPRVRRMRFRFGEPEPMTKYFADDDIVLSHFVALLSAAFPPGEESFIRAVRRFTDQVTDPVLKKRMASFIGQEAVHGQQHGRLNEQLCALGYRLPRLIARYEWILPRLDRYAPAAAHLAAVAAAEHYTAVLAQRVLSSPEIQALAGDDEVRNLLNWHALEELEHKSVAFDVYRATGNPEWLRILVMTFLYLFTIPGVSVAVAASILLDPAAWQPITVARESYHLYRGPIVRGLMREIRVYLRPGFHPDDVDTVALLRRWQDELFGAEGTLTDRVR
- a CDS encoding metal-dependent hydrolase — protein: MTEQHVRATNGYPKARRITFRFGEPEPMTKYYAGGDMVFSHFIAGLSAGFPPGEESFIRSVRRFADHITDPVLKKRVAGFIGQEATHGRQHRLLNDKLIDMGYPIAWLDTPEAERRALRLEQRLPAHLHLAATAAAEHYTAVLARRTLESPEIQALAGDEEVRNLLNWHAFEELEHKSVAFDVYRSVGGTETMRIATMAAMVALTVPFTVLALTVSLARDGYARRHPFALLRESYELFRGPIFRGMGRELVVYLRPGFHPDDVDTRDLLRRWQTELFGTEGMLVGHLR
- a CDS encoding S1C family serine protease — encoded protein: MSKNDAEQADRDAAALDAYSRTVIAVAASVTPHVASVRTRRGSGSAVVFTDDGFLLTNAHVVGAASGGEVTFADGVESRFDVIGVDPLSDLAVLRARGGGPGAVRLGDADRLVVGQLVVAVGSPLGLAGSVTAGVVSALGRAVPVASNRAGRVIEDVIQTDAALNPGNSGGALADSAGRVVGINTAVAGIGLGLAIPMNATTQRIVSTLLRDGRVRRAYLGLVGVPAPLPDALAARTGQAAGVRIMEVVRGGPADRAGIRRGDLVLSVARAEVRDAQGIQRQLFAEAIGRSLPVTVLRNGAMVDVIAVPTELTVD
- a CDS encoding TVP38/TMEM64 family protein yields the protein MQRLLRNPRTVALLAGGVALFVVALLVPLPGPHRIQEWAHAVGPSFVLLFFIAHVLVTMAPFPRTVFTLSAGLLFGPWLGIFIAVGATTVSAVLTLLLIRALDRDRVRGRLTHPAVHAINRRLAMRGWLAVGSLRLISFAPFSVVNYCSALSAVRFTPYLVATVVGILPGTVGTVLLGDGLTGHVSTTSLVVTVTCLAVGLVGLLVDMRWRVPESDHSVDGEFGRHGDHVDHRAVAQHGDRQ